A window of Cucurbita pepo subsp. pepo cultivar mu-cu-16 chromosome LG06, ASM280686v2, whole genome shotgun sequence contains these coding sequences:
- the LOC111797585 gene encoding homeobox-leucine zipper protein HAT9-like has product MDADCNTGLLLGLGRGLDHHNSMRPHVPDVAGVKKKLQVLKFDDILPSLTLGLSVVVDKSGGESAATAADELIQQGSSGSPVSSFSNSSGFKRERDGGAGEEPAETEVFMERISMKVAEEEEDGSPRKKLRLTKEQSAVLEDNFKEHSSLSPKQKQDLARQLNLRPRQVEVWFQNRRARTKLKQTEMDCELLKKCCEKLKEENTKLQKELQELKSLKLTAPPFCMQLQAATLTVCPSCESSICGGGGGGGGGGADASPANTFSIGSKPHFLKFPFNHPSAAC; this is encoded by the exons ATGGATGCCGATTGTAACACGGGGCTTCTTCTAGGGCTGGGGCGGGGTTTGGATCATCATAATTCCATGCGCCCGCACGTACCGGATGTGGCTGGTGTTAAGAAGAAGCTTCaggttttgaaatttgatgatattttgCCTTCTTTGACGCTTGGATTGTCGGTTGTTGTCGACAAGAGCGGCGGAGAATCCGCCGCTACCGCGGCGGACGAGTTGATTCAGCAAGGCTCTTCGGGTAGTCCGGTGTCGTCGTTTTCTAACTCATCGGGGTTTAAAAGGGAGCGAGACGGCGGCGCCGGTGAAGAGCCGGCTGAAACGGAGGTGTTTATGGAGAGAATATCTATGAAAGTTgctgaagaagaggaagatggAAGCCCGAGGAAGAAACTTAGACTCACTAAAGAACAATCCGCCGTTTTAGAAGATAATTTCAAAGAACACTCCAGCCTCAGTCCT AAGCAAAAACAGGATTTGGCAAGACAGTTAAACCTAAGACCAAGACAAGTGGAAGTATGGTTTCAAAACAGAAGAGCCAG AACCAAGCTGAAGCAAACGGAAATGGACTGTGAATTACTGAAGAAATGCTgtgaaaagctcaaagaagagaaCACCAAGCTTCAAAAGGAACTTCAAGAGCTTAAATCCCTCAAATTAACTGCCCCGCCGTTCTGCATGCAGCTACAAGCCGCCACTCTCACCGTTTGCCCTTCCTGTGAGAGCTCCATttgcggcggcggtggcggtggcggtggaggAGGCGCCGATGCTTCTCCAGCTAACACCTTCTCAATTGGGTCAAAGCCTCACTTTCTCAAATTCCCATTTAACCATCCATCGGCGGCTTGTTAA